The Poriferisphaera corsica DNA segment CCACGCTTGATCTCAACAGTAAAACCTACCTCCCTTGGCGGGTGCGTTGGGATGAATCTTCTGCTGCATACGATTCAGATCGATTGGTGATTTTTGACGAAGCGGCTACGCGTGAACGGTGCAAGTGGCTTGGGTATGATGATGATTACGCCGCTCAAATTATAAGTCATCGTGAGGAGATGTTACAGAATAAAGCCATGATGCAGTTGCTATGGCATATTTTTTATTGCATGTCGCATCCGACAAACCCCATGCCGGCAAATTACGATACGTCCGTCAATCTGCCGGAATCGCTTGGGCATCAGGGGGAAATGTTTTACATTTATCTGTATTTATGTTTGGTTGAGCATCCGATTGCGATGGCAGAAGCTCGCGATGTTCCGGAGCAGATTACACGTGATACGCTCTATGACATTGTGCGGTGGACGAAGTTTAACTCCGAGGATAAGAAACGGTTGGCTCTGACCCAGGGTGTGTGGCTGAATCACCATATTGGTGGGCGTATTCATACGATAGGTCGATTACAACACGAACGCCGAGCGTGTGATTATGCGGCGATACTCGCGCGTGATCCGGAAACAGGTAAGCTCAATGCTTATCGAGAGGATGAATATGATCAGGTAAGGGGTGAGATCTATTTGCAAAAAGATGATCCGATCATCTCGATTCATATTCCGCGTTCAGGGGCGATGGATCACGAGGCGTGTACGCAGTCATTTGTTGATGCGAAGCATTTTCTTAAGATGCATTATCCTGAGTTTCAGCCTAAGGCGTATTGCTGTTTTTCATGGCTGACCAATCCGCTTTGGTCGGAGTATTTGTCGGCAACGTCGAATGTGCGAAAATTTGTTGAGCGGTATCATTATTATCCATTGCCTGATCGGGAGGATACGGGGCTGTGGTATTGGCTGTACCAGACGTGGAAGCCACATGAGAATCTGGATGATGCGCCACAGGAGAGCTCGGTACAGAAAGCGTTTATAAAGCATCTCAAGTCGGGTAAAAAATGGATGGTTTCTGGCGGGTATATTTTGCCGGAGGAGATACCGGATAAGTAATTGGAATTAGTTATTGATTGGGTGTTGCACGAGGAGTCAAAAGCATGCTCGATATTGCGTTAAAAGAATGGGCAGTCATCACTGATCTGCTGCTATCAGGTGATCAGGTGATTCTGCTTCGTAAGGGTGGGATTCATGAGTACGATGGCCCGGGGCGTTTTGCACTGGAAAATGAGCGGTTTGCGCTGTTTCCTGCTTGGGAGCATCAGAAAACTGACTGGGTTAAACCGGAGTATCAGGCGCTAGCTGAGGAGTTTGATTCTGAGCCGCAGTCCTTTGATCTTAAAGGTATCGGAACGGTGACGCCGGGGTATATCTGGACGGTGCCGTCACGCGAAGCGTTTGATTCGTTGGATGATCTACACGCATGGTTACCGCCGCAGATTGATATGCGGTTTAACTATAAGCCAGAGCGGCCTCTCTATCTCATGGCTGTACGTGCTTATAAGCTGAATACGCCGAAGACGATCACGATGAATGATCATTATTGGGGATGTAAATCGTGGGTTGATTTGGAGTCAGATCATCAAGTTGATGATTCATATGAAAATCTGACACCTGCGATTGATGACGATCGATTCGAGTCGATTGTAAAGCGGATTGCTGAAGCGATGAGGGGATGAATGATATTAAGGTAAGATCAAAGCGCGGCTTGGCCGTGCTTTTTTTATGACGCCGTTTGGGCCATGCTTAGTCGGCTGCTTCGCCATGCCTGGATGTGCCACCACAAACTTGTGAGCCCGACATACCAGTAGCCGGCTGCGAAGAGAATAAGAAATGGCAGGCTGACAACCGTGCGGCTATGAATCATCGACAGGCGGATACACTCAAGAAGATACACGCCCATTGCAATCTCTAATAGGCAGATAGATAGTTTTTGCGTTGGGATCGCGATGACGCCGAATCGTTTTTTGTTTGTTTGCGGTGGGGATATGTGGGTGTGGGAGGTGGGTGGTGATATGGGTGCTGAGGAGGGGGATAGAGGAGGGGATTGGACGTTGTATTTGGGGGTTCGGACGAATGCGCTGTCATGCCCGATGAGGGCTTCGAGAACAGCGATTGCGTTATTAACCGCGATACCGATGCCGATGGCCATGAGCATTGGGATTAGTGCAAGTGTTGAGAGTAGTCCGCGTTTTTGAACGCGCTGACTGATGACGTAGAAGAAGCCGCCAGATACTGTGCCAAGCGCAAAGAAGGTCATGCCAAGCAATATCCCGGTAAGCCGACCGCTGCCTGTTGTGTTCAGGTTGACGTAAATTGCAGGGTAGAAGAGCAGGGCAAGTAGCGTGACGTAAAGATATACCATCGGAGCGGTCAGATGAAAGAACGCTTCGATTTTGATGCGCAGATCGATATTTGATGTGAAGATGCGGGGAAGCAGTTTTTTCGCGGTTTGGATGGATCCCTTTGTCCAGCGATGTTGCTGGCTCTTGAATGAGTTGATCTCGGGAGGCAATTCAGCGGGGCAATCCAGCCATGGCAAAAACAGAAAATCCCATCCAGCTAACTGGGCACGGTACGAGAGATCGACATCCTCAGTTAATGTGTCGTGCTGCCAGCCGCCTCCCGCCTCGATTGCTTCACGACGCCAGATGCCCGCGGTGCCATTGAAATTGATCCAGGCGCCAGAACGGTTGCGTGCGGTATGCTCGATGACAAAGTGGCCATCAAGGAAAATGGCTTGTCCCTTAGTGAGCAACGAATCATCACGGTTCAGATGGCCCCATTTACACTGCACCATGCCAAGTGTTGGATTGGTGAAGTAATGCACTGTTTTCCGTAAAAAATCGCGAGGTGGCACAAAATCCGCATCGAAGATCGCAATCAAATCCCCCTTTACACTCGTCATCCCCGCTTCAAGTGCGCCAGCCTTAAACCCCACCCGATCAATCCGGTGTAGGTATTCAATGTCTATCCCACGATTAGCCCAGTATTTGCATCTGGCTTCAGCGATTTCGCGTGAACTATCGGTTGAATCGTCTAAAACCTGGATTTGTAATCTATCGCTCGGATAGTCAATCTCGCAGGCGGCATCGATGATCCGCTCAGCCACCATTTCTTCATTGAACATGGGCAATTGCACGGTCACGCGTGGCAGCTTCTCAAACCGCTCGCCAGGTCGCTTGGATTGACGTAAGTGTTTGCGAAAAAGAAACACCAGCCAATAACGATGCAGGCCGTACATGGATATGATACTGATCAGTCCGATGTAACCGGCTGTCAGCAACCAGCCAGTGGCCTCCCAAAGTGTTCCAGATTCTTGCCCTAACAGCATCATCAACGCGCACCCTGACATGTGATTCTAAAATATTCTGTTCGCATACGCAGATTCATTTGTCCCTCTCCCGAGCAATCGCGTAACGGTAAAAAAACATCAGATGTTGCCTGCAGCAACAACTCAGGCATCTTACGCTTCTTCATATTTAGGAATCATGAACCAAACACAACAACGCCCGCTACTAACACAAGTAGCTAACACAGGCTGCGTGTTTCGTATGATCAAAACACACTTCGAGGCCCCGCGGCAAACGAATCATACTTAATTATCATCGTCGCACTTAATGGATAACCACAATAGGGGATTCGCCTCGACATCAAACCAACCGCCCTCACTGACGATTTATTGCACTCACTGCAGTTTGCATGCGATGCTCAGTTTCATCAATGTACGCTCCGCAAAATCGATGAACTCGGCGGCAATCGCTTGGTCAGTCAACTGATCAGCAAAAACAGCATTCCATCATAAAGATGAATTGCTGCATCTTTTTATGCTCCTCGTCTTCACCTGGCAATAACAAAGACCCATAGCAAATCGTGTGAACGATATTCACTTCGCCCTTTTTAGTCTTGCCTGACTATATAACTTCCTTTAGTGAGACCATCGCGCAGTCCGATAAACACTAAATCGCGGCCCATTGGAGAAATAACCCCCACATGTCCCGATAAAAGACTAGCACATGCGTGCAGATTGCGTGTTTTATCGCACATAACACATAGAAGTGAATTGTGTGAAACACCGAAATCGTGAACTCGACGTCATTTATCCACGATTTTCACCTTTTAGGTATACGCAATCGGCAAATACGACCTCAGCCTACCGTGCTGGAAGGAGCCGACGATGAAACGACTCACATCACTTGCCGCTTTACTTGCTGCATCAGCCACACTGATTGCTGGATGCACACAATCTTACAATGGCGGCCTCGGGTTCACTGATTCATTGACCTCTCCACTTGAAGTGCGTGAGTACCAAAAGCTGAAAAAAGAGCAAGCTACACAACTTCAATCTGGCCGCATGACTCAGAAGCGTGCGGGCCGCGTTGACTTCGGCGATTCAACGATCGCTCCGACCGATCGTGGCATGATCTATAACACCGCATCCACCAGTGTCGATCAGCTCGGCATGTACGGTCAGATTGATGCATCGCAATCCCACTCGGCGATCAGCCCGATGGACGCTGGCGGCAACGCATCCAAGATCACGAATACCGAAGAAGGCGGCGACTTTGATCCTGAAATCAACCGTTCAGGGCAATGGATGGTCTACTCATCCACACGCCATCGCCAGACCGCAGATATCTACAAAAAACGCCTCGGCTCAGCATCTCTCATTCAGCTCACCAATGACCCAGCGGAAGATCGCATGCCGACTTTTTCGCCTGATGGCAAGCTGATTGCTTTCTCATCAAACCGCTCTGGTAATTGGGACATTTACATCATGGACTCAGACGGCGGCCCCGCTCGCCAACTCACCAGCAGCAACGATCTCGACGAGATTCATCCATCATTCTCGCCAGATGGTTCGAAATTGGTCTACTGCACCTTCGGCGGCCCATCGGGACAGATGGAAATGGTCGTCATCGATATCAACAGCCCAACAACCAAACGTTTTATTGGCTACGGAACACTCCCAGCTTGGTCGCCTTCCGACAATACCATCCTTTTCCAGCGAGCCCGTGAACGCGGTACCCGTTGGTACTCCATTTGGTCGGTCACACTGCTGGAAAACGGCAACGTCACACCACCAACTGAGCTGGTTTCTTCAGCCAACGCTGCGGCCATCACCCCAAACTGGTCGCCTGACGGTAAGTACATTGTTTTTTGCACTGTTATCGACCCAGAGTCCGATGATTATCAGAGAATGACCAAGGCAGATGTTTGGGTCATGAATGCCGACGGCTCCGGTCGTGCCAGAGTCACCGCCGGCCCATATGCTCACCAACAGCCAGCCTGGTCCGCGGACGGTTCAATCCTCTTCGTATCAGACCGTGCTGGTGAAGAAGCGAAAAACATCTGGTCACTGAGACCAGACCGTGCACTCAGGCTTGCCTCGCCAGGCAACAATAACCTGAACGCACCTTCAGTCATGGTCCCGACACAGTAATTAATCTGGGCCTGACTTGAAGTTTTCAGATTTTTTTCCAACAGCCGTGTTTCGTGAATGGATTTCACCCTCGGCTTAGGAAAATCGGGTCCAGAACATGAAGACTTACTCGCATCAGCGGAGGCTGATGCCTAATAACCCCAGGCAGGATGCCATGACAAGTAAACAGGTCATGTTGATACTCGCGGCCACCCTTTTGCTGCAGGTACTCGCAGGATGCACGCTCTTTCAATCTGAAAAGATTGATCCCATGGATGTGCAATCCACCGGTATCTACCCACGCAGACAACTCTGGGCTGTCGTGCCACTCCGCAATGAATCAGGCTCTGCCCTCGATCCAGACCGTGGTGCACGTATCGCCGACACACTCGCAGGAAGACTCGAGACCCAGCCGGGGATTGATGTTTTGCCGGTAAACCGTGTGTTGGCCGCGATGGAATCTCTGCAGATGACAGAGATCACCACCCCCGCCGAGGCGCTGACACTCAGGCATGTGCTTGAAGTAGATGCCCTTGTCGTTGGCACCATTAGCGCGTTTGATGCTTATGATCCACCAAAACTGGGTCTTGGGATTGAACTCTACGTTGATGATAATTTGCCTTGGTTCCGTGGTGTGGGCGATCTTTCCACTTTGCAGCAATCCAGTACGGACACACTTTCGCGTCCGGTTGGATCGAATAATTCCGCCTATCAGCAGAATAGATCACATCAGCCGCTCACAGTAGCCGTCGGATATTTCGACGCAGCTGAGCCCGGCACGCGTGATCTACTCAAGCAATACGCCAAAGACCGCGGGGTGAAGCCCAGCGATAAAAACAATTGGCGTCTGTATCGCATCAACATGGATCTGTATACCGAATTTGTAGCCCACATTGTGAGCGACCGGTTGATGCAGTCTGAGACGCTTCGTCTCAATCCGCCACCGCCGCTCGCACCGTCACACGTTGACGAAGATATAGACCCCGAATTCTTCTGATCCGGTTCACGCCGGCAGAAGCCGGAGCGAACCGAATGTCCGATTCATTCAAAATTTCACACGATGACTTTGACGAAAATTGTATGTTCGAACTTCGTGATACCGATCACGGTAATGAGTTCGAGCTTATTTTCGTTAAGCACGGCACACGGTATACATTCCGTTGCCGGCACGGACAGGAAGCCGAATTGCTCGGCGAGCTGGCCGATCATGTCCGTGATCCCGATAACAAGCTCGATTGGTTCGATGCGGCGGTGATATCACATCAGATGGGGCTCAAACTTAAAGAGCGGCTTGGGCAGATGGTAAAACGGAAAACAGGTTGATAAAAACACTTATCAAGCAAGAATATTCAAGATTTAGTAAGCGCAGATTCGAGCGTAGTTAATACGCAACAAAGGCGTGAAGTAGACAATCAAAGGACTGTCAGCTCGTCAGGGGCCCGCGGGTATTGGCGAAACAGCGTTTATGAGGAACCATAGTTATGTCAGGTGAAATCGCATTAATTGAGCAGTTCGTATCATACCTGCGGAATGAGCGGCACTTCAGCCCTTACACCGCAAGATGTTACGGCGCTGACCTCCGTCAGTACGCGGAGTACATCGCTACGACTCGCACCAGTGGGGAAAATGAGCAGCAGGACGCAACCGAGATGACCACAGACGAGATCGGGCAGCGCATGCTGACCGGTGACGCCATGCTCATCCGAGGCTTCCTCACGCATCTGGATCATTTCGGTTACTCACCCGCGACAACCGCTCGTAAGATTGCGACCCTTCGCAGTTTCTACAAGTGGATGCTCAAGCGTGAGATGATCGAGAGCAATCCGATGATGCTCATCCGTACCCCGAAGCAAACCAAACGTCTGCCCAAGGCGATTTCGGTCGATCAGGTTGAGAAGCTTCTCGCTGCTCCTGACAACCGTGACACACTGGGCGCCCGTGACCGCGCGATCCTCGAAACCCTTTATTCCACAGGGGTTAGAGTGAGCGAATTGGTCGACTTAAACCGTTCTGATCTTGACTATGCATCGCAGACATTGCATGTGCGTGGTAAGGGTAAGAAGGAACGCATCGTGCCGTTGGGCTCGCATGCGATGGCGGCGATCCGTCATTACTTGACGCTGCTTGAGCCAGATCCCCGCTTTACGCATCTGCGTCAGCAGTCGATGGTGGAGACGATTGTGCCGTTGTTTGTGAACAAGAACGGTGGTCGTCTGTCGAGCCGCTCGGTGCGTCGTAAGCTCGATAAGTACCTGAAAGAATCAGGTTTGGATCTGACGATCAGCCCGCACACACTGCGTCACAGCTTTGCAACGCACTTGCTGGACAACGGTGCGGATCTCCGCAGTGTTCAGGAACTGCTTGGGCATCAGTCACTTAGCACGACACAGATTTATACTCATCTATCATCGATGCGTATGCGTAGTGCTTATGACGAAGCTCATCCACGAGCAAGTTAGTCAAACGGTTTGTGTTGGGGTCTAATCGCAGATTAGATGACGCGACATGAGGCGGTTGGATTCCTCATACGCGAATAATGATACTGACGATCGGCTCCTTCCTTTAAGGAAGGAGCCGTTTTTGTGCGCGCGTTTGGTTGTGTGCTCATGTGCGCGCGAATAGCAATTTGAGTGGGACATATTTGTTAAATCGTTTACTAATTAAAAGTTGCGAATTTATGGAGTATAAGATGTGTCAAAATGACAGTGGCCAGAAATGATCAGGAATGAAGCGGTTTTAGCTAAAAACGGTTCGTTTGGGTTGCGTTTTTGAAAGAAATGGGTGAGAAAAATGAACCACAAAAAAACGGTGCGCGGTCAGGCTTTCAGATGCATGGGATAAAAACAGTGGACTAATCAATGATTAGTCCACTGTTGGTTTTTTGGGAAATGGTTGAGGTGTTTTGAAGGTTGAGGTTGGCCTCAGTGCGTTTCGCGAAAATATCTGGAGCGTTGATCACGAGGTTGTTTCGTAAAGGTAGCGACTATACGAATTGGCTGATGTGCTCTGAATATTCGGATGTTTCAGCGAGTCTCGCAACTAGCTTTAGTCGAGATCGAAGTGGAGGAGTTGAGTGTTCGGGGCGGTGGAGGTGAGTGTGAACTGGGTAGGGGTGGAGAGTGCGAGTGCGTCGCCGGCGCTTAGGGTAATGAAGTTGGGGGCTGCAACAGAGGTAGATGAGGAGGATGATGGGTGTGGGGGGGATGGGGTGAGTGTGATTGAGCCGGTGTTGATGTGGAGGTATGTGTGCCGGGAGGGTTGGTTGATGAGAGGAATGCTGTGGCCGGGGGTGAGGTCGGTGATGTAGAGGTTGAGGTCTTGGTTGATGGTGAGTGTGTCGGATGAGGGGGTTGTGGTGATGAGTGGGAGCCAATGGTCTTGGCGTGATTCTTGGGAGAAGTGTTTTTGTTGGTATGCGGGGGTGAGGTTGAGTTTATTGGGGGTGACCCAGATTTGGAGGAAGTGGGCGGGATCGGTTTTTGAGGGGTTGAATTCGCTGTGTCTGATGCCTTGACCTGCGGTCATGATCTGGAGATCGCCGGGGGCGATGATGTGGTGTTGGTGGGTGGAGTCGGCGTGCTCGAGTTGGCCTTGGAGAACCCATGAGATGATTTCCATGTTGGCGTGAGGATGTTCGCCGAAGCCTTGATCGGGTGAGACGATGTCTTCGTTGAGGACGCGGAGTGCGCGGAAGTTATTGCGTTTTGCGTTTTGGTAGTGGCCGAAGGAGAAGGCGTGATGGCTCTGAAGCCAATCGATTTGTGTGATGCCTCGTGTGCCGGCCCTTCGGATGTCGAGTTGTGCTGTCAGGTCTTTCATGGTTCTGTTCCTTTGGATAGGTAACAGCCAAGTTGGCGGGAGTATTTCAAGGAGTTTTGCGGGGTATCGGTTGGAACGATGGGGTGGATGAAATTTATGAGGGGTGATTTCGTCTATTGATATGATGGTGGGGCATAATCTTGGAGCTATTTGCGTGAGGTAAGCTGATGCGGAAGATTGAAATCGTAATGGATGAATGCGAGAGAGAAGTGGTGGAGGTTGATGTGGTTGACGGGGATGATGTGGTTAGTTGGGTGAGCAAGTCTATGCGCCAATTAGATCGAGGCGAGGGGGTAGGCAGGGGGATAAGTGGGGGGGGGGTGGCGGATGGTGTTGATGAGTTTGGGGATGGGGATTGTTTGGCCGAGGTAGGTGACGAGGCGGGCAGGGGAGATGAGTTGGTGGATGGTGGGGCTGCTGCATGTGCTTGGCTGGGCGGTCAGTGTGATTGGGTATGGGGTGTGGCGCGGTTTTGATTTGGATGTGATGAAGGGGGATATGGGTTGGCAGTGGTATGGGTGGAATGGTTTAGTGGGGATGTGGGCGGCGATCGAGGCGGGGTGGCTGTTTGGGATTGTGGTGATGAGTGGTTGGGGGGCGCGGCCTTGGGAAGGTTTTGGTGAGAGTGTGCGGCGGGGGTTGAAGCGGGGGCTGAGTGTGACGGTGTTTGGTGGTGTGATTTTGGGGTTTGTTGCGGTGGGTGTGGAATGTGTGCATGTCATTTTTGATACGGCGAATGTCGGGTATGGTGATCCGGCTGGGTTGTATATGATTGCAGTTTTTGGTGTGTTTGTTGTGGGGTGCTGGGTTTGGCCGGGACTGGTTTTGGTGTGGGCGATGGGTGTGGGGAGTAAGGGATGGGACTGGCAGACGGGCGAGGGGATGCGCGAGTTGTGGCCGCTGCGTTGTGAGGGGGAGGAAGGGAAATGTGGTTATCAGTTGGTGAATTTGAAACGTGGTACGAGTTGTCCTGAGTGTGGGTTGGCTGTGAAGGGGAGTGTTGAGAAGAAGTGTGAGCGGTACGCGGAGATGGATGGCGGGGTGTTTTGGTGGGAGGATGGATGTGGGTTTGCCGCGGGTTTGGAAGACGGGGAAGATTGTTAGTGCGATGATCGTTGGGTTGTTGGTTAGGGTGGTGAGTGCGTATGTGATGGGTGGTATTGTGATGTTGGCGACGTGGTCGCCGTATTCGAATGGATCGGAGTTTTGGGTTGGTGTTGTGATATTGCCGACGATGATGACGGTTGCGTGGAGCGTGGAGCGTGGTGTGTTGGATGAGTTATGGGGCGATGCAGGGGTTGTCGTTTTTGCTGGGAATGTTGATTGCGATGGGTGGTGGGGGGAACAGGTTGTATGCGCTGCAGCGGCTGTTGTGTGAGCAGGCGTGGGTGGGCGTGTTTGGGACGCTGTTGGGTTTGTTGGTGGTGATCATTTCACTTTTGGTGATGCAGATCGCCAGCGGGGGCGGTGGTGCGTTGATGGCGGCGGCGGTGATGAGCTTGAGCGGGCTGTTTTTTGTGTGGCTTGGTGTGGTGTTTTTGGTGTTGCAGGTGATGGGGGTGAAGGGTGTGAGGGGGGGATGAGGGGGGATGGGCATTTGGTTTTGTGTTGAGGTTGTGGGGTCCGGGATCAGGTGTGATCCCGGCTGATGGGGAGAGGGGGTGTTGAGGGGGGATGTTGTGGGGGTGGGCTTAGCGTTTGGGGGGAGGTATGATGGGGGGATGAGTGAAGTAGCGACAGATATTGTTTCGGGCGAGCAGGCGGAGGGAGCGGCTATTGGTGTGGTAGGGGAGCAGACTGCGGAAGGGTGGTTAATAAGAAAAGAACTGTGGGTGGGGGGGGCTGGTGGTGATGTGGTGGATACGGTTGTGGGTGCGGTGGGTGAGACTATGCGCCGATTAGATGGTGGGCGGCGGATGCAGAAAAATGCTGCAGAAAAGAAGGGGGAAAGCAGGGGGGGGATGGGGATGTTGAAGTGTTTGGTTGTGGGTGCGGTTTGGCCGCGATGGGCGGTGAGGGTGAGTGAGGGGATGAAGGCGTGGGAGTTGTGGCTAGTACATGTGCTGGGTGTGGTGATTGCGGGGGGGATGATGCTTTTGTTTGGGGTTTGGCAAGAGCAGGTGACGCATCGTGGGCGATATGTATTTGATCTGTGGGGAGAGCTGTTTGGAGCATTTACGGAAGGGGTTGGCGAGTTGTTTTGGGCGATGAGCGGTGGTTTTTGGTGGCAAGCGGCGCTGGGGTTGGTGTTTGGGGTGGTGCTTATTGAGGTGGGGATTGTGTTTGCGGGGTTATTGTTGATGGGTTGGGGGGCGCGGCCGGGAGAGAGGTTGCGGGAGACGATGTTGCGGGGGGTGAGGCGGATGTGGGCGATGAGCGGGCTTTTTATTGGTGTGGTGAGCGTGATGGGTTTGATGTGGCTGATTGGGTTTCCGTTTTACTGGTTTGAGTGGGTGGATGACACGTTCCGCAATGGGGTAATGGAAACGCTGGCGATGTCGGTCATGATCGGGATGGTTTGGCTTGTCGCGCTGGCGGGGATTTTGTGGGTGATGGTAGGCACGCTTCGGGGGGTGAGTGTTGGAGGGAAAGGATGGGATGCGGAGTTGGGCGAAGGGATGCGGGAGGCGTGGCCGTTGCGGTGTGAGGGAAATGAGGGAGTGTGTGGATATCAGCTTGTTGAGGTGGAGGAAGGGGTGAGTTGTCCGGAGTGCGGGATGGATGTGATGGCGAGCGTGAGAGTGAAGCGTGGGCGGTATGGGAAATGGGGGAGAGAAAGCTTGTGGGAGAAGGTGGGCGGATGGTGGGGCTGGTCGGCGAGGCAGTCATTGGTGCAGCCAAGAAGATTTGCGCGG contains these protein-coding regions:
- a CDS encoding acyltransferase domain-containing protein, producing the protein MADKLLNIDEAFTTLDLNSKTYLPWRVRWDESSAAYDSDRLVIFDEAATRERCKWLGYDDDYAAQIISHREEMLQNKAMMQLLWHIFYCMSHPTNPMPANYDTSVNLPESLGHQGEMFYIYLYLCLVEHPIAMAEARDVPEQITRDTLYDIVRWTKFNSEDKKRLALTQGVWLNHHIGGRIHTIGRLQHERRACDYAAILARDPETGKLNAYREDEYDQVRGEIYLQKDDPIISIHIPRSGAMDHEACTQSFVDAKHFLKMHYPEFQPKAYCCFSWLTNPLWSEYLSATSNVRKFVERYHYYPLPDREDTGLWYWLYQTWKPHENLDDAPQESSVQKAFIKHLKSGKKWMVSGGYILPEEIPDK
- a CDS encoding DUF1802 family protein, translated to MLDIALKEWAVITDLLLSGDQVILLRKGGIHEYDGPGRFALENERFALFPAWEHQKTDWVKPEYQALAEEFDSEPQSFDLKGIGTVTPGYIWTVPSREAFDSLDDLHAWLPPQIDMRFNYKPERPLYLMAVRAYKLNTPKTITMNDHYWGCKSWVDLESDHQVDDSYENLTPAIDDDRFESIVKRIAEAMRG
- a CDS encoding cellulose synthase family protein, which translates into the protein MMLLGQESGTLWEATGWLLTAGYIGLISIISMYGLHRYWLVFLFRKHLRQSKRPGERFEKLPRVTVQLPMFNEEMVAERIIDAACEIDYPSDRLQIQVLDDSTDSSREIAEARCKYWANRGIDIEYLHRIDRVGFKAGALEAGMTSVKGDLIAIFDADFVPPRDFLRKTVHYFTNPTLGMVQCKWGHLNRDDSLLTKGQAIFLDGHFVIEHTARNRSGAWINFNGTAGIWRREAIEAGGGWQHDTLTEDVDLSYRAQLAGWDFLFLPWLDCPAELPPEINSFKSQQHRWTKGSIQTAKKLLPRIFTSNIDLRIKIEAFFHLTAPMVYLYVTLLALLFYPAIYVNLNTTGSGRLTGILLGMTFFALGTVSGGFFYVISQRVQKRGLLSTLALIPMLMAIGIGIAVNNAIAVLEALIGHDSAFVRTPKYNVQSPPLSPSSAPISPPTSHTHISPPQTNKKRFGVIAIPTQKLSICLLEIAMGVYLLECIRLSMIHSRTVVSLPFLILFAAGYWYVGLTSLWWHIQAWRSSRLSMAQTAS
- a CDS encoding TolB family protein; this translates as MKRLTSLAALLAASATLIAGCTQSYNGGLGFTDSLTSPLEVREYQKLKKEQATQLQSGRMTQKRAGRVDFGDSTIAPTDRGMIYNTASTSVDQLGMYGQIDASQSHSAISPMDAGGNASKITNTEEGGDFDPEINRSGQWMVYSSTRHRQTADIYKKRLGSASLIQLTNDPAEDRMPTFSPDGKLIAFSSNRSGNWDIYIMDSDGGPARQLTSSNDLDEIHPSFSPDGSKLVYCTFGGPSGQMEMVVIDINSPTTKRFIGYGTLPAWSPSDNTILFQRARERGTRWYSIWSVTLLENGNVTPPTELVSSANAAAITPNWSPDGKYIVFCTVIDPESDDYQRMTKADVWVMNADGSGRARVTAGPYAHQQPAWSADGSILFVSDRAGEEAKNIWSLRPDRALRLASPGNNNLNAPSVMVPTQ
- the xerC gene encoding tyrosine recombinase XerC; this translates as MSGEIALIEQFVSYLRNERHFSPYTARCYGADLRQYAEYIATTRTSGENEQQDATEMTTDEIGQRMLTGDAMLIRGFLTHLDHFGYSPATTARKIATLRSFYKWMLKREMIESNPMMLIRTPKQTKRLPKAISVDQVEKLLAAPDNRDTLGARDRAILETLYSTGVRVSELVDLNRSDLDYASQTLHVRGKGKKERIVPLGSHAMAAIRHYLTLLEPDPRFTHLRQQSMVETIVPLFVNKNGGRLSSRSVRRKLDKYLKESGLDLTISPHTLRHSFATHLLDNGADLRSVQELLGHQSLSTTQIYTHLSSMRMRSAYDEAHPRAS
- a CDS encoding pirin family protein; this encodes MKDLTAQLDIRRAGTRGITQIDWLQSHHAFSFGHYQNAKRNNFRALRVLNEDIVSPDQGFGEHPHANMEIISWVLQGQLEHADSTHQHHIIAPGDLQIMTAGQGIRHSEFNPSKTDPAHFLQIWVTPNKLNLTPAYQQKHFSQESRQDHWLPLITTTPSSDTLTINQDLNLYITDLTPGHSIPLINQPSRHTYLHINTGSITLTPSPPHPSSSSSTSVAAPNFITLSAGDALALSTPTQFTLTSTAPNTQLLHFDLD